A genomic window from Silene latifolia isolate original U9 population chromosome Y, ASM4854445v1, whole genome shotgun sequence includes:
- the LOC141628941 gene encoding uncharacterized protein LOC141628941, producing MVVCSEYEEGGGQEGDLMGREKQGEGVGSEVGAIIDTRSMELNAGVMELLRLLGRQSQLPWVCIRDFNKIMFSTEIKGGSRPQWQMNNFREAVDECGLRDAPWEGYNFSWDNGQADLFPFARRFYLDREWSDHAPIKLLLNRRKGETTKERKFRFEQVWVGVEGCHEAIERGVEKRGVNLTRVLDECARELRAWKSMSISGIGRDIGRKCKLLSRLNEGERSEDNVRRRRKLVAELADLRRKEEQYWRQRSRALWLKDEDRNTAFFHTRAGERKRKNFISKLVDDDGNVHSGEEGIENVAMSYIRDILRLRIRLISRCSTI from the exons ATGGTGGTTTGCAGTGAATATGAGGAGGGTGGTGGTCAGGAGGGTGACTTAATGGGTAGGGAAAAACAGGGTGAGGGAGTGGGCAGTGAGGTAGGGGCAATTATCGATACTCGTTCTATGGAGCTTAATGCAGGGGTGATG GAGCTTCTTAGGCTTCTAGGAAGACAATCTCAGTTACCATGGGTTTGTATAAGGGATTTCAACAAAATTATGTTCTCGACTGAGATAAAAGGTGGTAGTAGGCCGCAGTGGCAGATGAACAATTTCAGGGAAGCGGTTGATGAGTGTGGTCTTCGGGATGCTCCGTGGGAGGGATATAATTTTTCATGGGATAATGGGCAAGCTG ATTTATTTCCTTTTGCAAGACGCTTTTACCTTGATAGAGAGTGGTCAGATCATGCGCCTATTAAACTTCTTTTAAATAGGAGGAAAGGGGAGACAACGAAGGAGCGAAAATTTAGATTTGAGCAGGTTTGGGTTGGTGTAGAGGGGTGTCATGAGGCGATTGAACGAGGGGTAGAAAAAAGAGGTGTGAATCTTACGCGGGTCTTGGATGAATGTGCAAGAGAGCTGAGGGCGTGGAAGAGTATGAGTATTTCGGGCATAGGACGGGATATTGGGCGGAAATGTAAACTTTTATCTAGATTAAATGAGGGGGAGAGGTCGGAAGATAATGTGAGGAGAAGACGGAAATTAGTTGCGGAGCTGGCTGATTTGAGACGTAAGGAGGAGCAGTATTGGCGGCAACGATCGCGGGCCCTATGGCTTAAAGATGAGGATCGTAATACGGCTTTTTTTCATACTCGGGCTGGTGAGCGTAAGCGAAAGAATTTTATTAGTAAGCTTGTGGATGATGATGGGAACGTGCATTCAGGGGAGGAAGGAATTGAAAATGTGGCTATGTCTTATATCCGCGACATTTTACGTCTTCGAATCCGACTAATTTCGAGGTGCTCGACAATCTAG